cagaaagcaacaggtctggggggaaaatagttcctggtacaaatgttccggttCCCTTTCaaaggtcacttcgatgctgcggtgacgtcaccacgtatgggaacaccttcggtgtggcaaatgtctgaagccctataccatcccgccaatcctattggccaaatagcgcgtggcaccgcccatgcatgagtacgcatatatatatacctggtgccgcgcaccatttacctcagatttcattccttcagtacgaagcgaatcttctgtgccctattgtctcgcgttcacAGCGATCAtcaacgagcagtatactcctctccgcggacgcgatgagtttcaaaaagtgcaaggacccgtgtactaGGTACATCGTTAAGGGGGatactcatgacaggtgcgtagtttgcctaggcttacaccacgcacaggaggcacttagcggcctttcttcatgcccccattgcgatggcctgcggctcagagtgttgcgctctagggtagatgtgttctccgatgtcgccgtgtctaacccccgccacaccacttctgcgactgccgaggcaccgcacgaggtgatagcttggggtgacacgtgtgacatggagtttgAGGACAGCTCAGCGCTGGAAAAttattctccacatcgctcgctctcccctaccctaatacagaGAAAAACTTTTgagcctgtcgtcttttcctgtgaagcccacaccggaggcatgtagtgccatctccttcggttatgaccgccatgatgacgacgttctatcCACTGCGGCCTcagggtctgaggacttcgcggccgacacgagcccccTCCCTCCTagcggacaggagaggcgtgtttccccctcctacagtgagctgttggacgtggtttcccgtgcagtgggtacattggggctggggtggtgaaaccgatggatatagcggtgctgagacaggagatgtcagctctactgagcaaaggggctatagaagaagtacacccctctcagatggagtcagggttctacagccgttattttgtggtgccaaaaaaagacggcggattatgacccattctggatttacgccgtctgaatcttgcactcaggtcgagcaaattcaagatgttgacggtaaagtctattttgtctcagattcaaccaaacgactggtttgtcacgatcaatctgaaggatgcatattttcatattcagatcatcaaaagacactggaagttcctcagattcgatTTAGAGGGCAAaacgtatcagtaccgcgttcttccctttggcttagcgctagctccccgtacgttctcaaaatgcatggacgcagctctggccccgttgcggctccggggcgtccgtgtgttgaactatctggacgattggctggtgttagcgcaatcgcagactcaagcacactctcatcgggatcttgtgctgaatcatttacacagcctgggcttacgcacgaatttccagaaaggtgtgttagtcccctctcaacggactagacatattcttctttggtctcacgacagatttctgtcgatccgggctgtttacatccccggacgactgaacttcggagcggatttactatccaggcaggctctggagcagggggaatggagattacacccccaaacggtgaatcacctatggtggattttcggggaagcgaaagtggatttattcgcgtcgagcacgactacgcattgcccgctatggttctccctatgccctccatcacccctgggtctggatgcgctagctcacagctggcccaggaccagtttgtatgcgtttcccccgatttgtctgatcccagcggtattatgcagaatacggcgggacagagtgggacagctgctgctggtggctccgcgatggcacacacagccgtggtttgcggatctcatcaatctgctAGCGGGCTCAtcgtgggagattcccctcagacgggatttattatcgcaagcacagggacggatctggcatccgaggccagatctgtggaatctgtgggcgtggcctctgagcggagtgagttgatatgtcccggtctttctgctgaaaccaccgagactatactaaactctagagcagtttctacgagacgcttatatgctttcaagtggagactgtttacgacatggtgcgaaactcataatatggatccagtttactgccctgtggcttcagtactggagtttctataggaccgtttttcggatggaatgacaccagccaccctgaaggtttatgtggcagctatctcagcttacCATGAGTATATAGGTGGTgtctcagtgggtcgtcatccactggtttctcgcttcatACAGGctgcgcgacggttgagacctttccgccctgtgcgagttccttcatgggatttatccattgtgttactgggtttgtcagggcatccgtttgagcccctggaaactgtatcggataagatcctgactctgaagacacttcttctcatggctttatcctccctcaagagagatggggatttacaggctctctctgtctcaccttcgtgcatggagtttgcaccgggctctgtgaaagtgttgttgcgaccgaggcctaattatgttcctaaggtggtGTCCAATccctttcattttcagcaggtggtcctggaggctttttcccctgctgtcgcagagtctggggatctaagtctttgccctgtgagagcattaaagacttatgtggatcgtactgccccatggcgtgggtctgaccagctgtttgtctgttttggacataagaataaaggccatgcagttacgaaacagtgcatgtcccattggctggttgAGGCTAtatccttggcctatgaggcgcgcgggctcacttcgcccttaggagtaaaaggtcattccacgagagcagtggcttcttctcaagcctttcatAGTGGATCCTCTATCGATGTTatttgtgctgcggcaggctggtcctcaccgagcacttttatcaggtcttacagtctggatgtgaggacggctcctggctcccgggttctctccgcttgagcagatgcttccttggatccaagctatcaggtacgtcaggcgttatggtatagcatTCCCAtatgtggtgacgtcaccgcagcatcgaagtgacctatgaaagggaacatctctgttacgtatgtaaccttggttccctgaatagggaacgagatgctgcggttctggccgtgccataccttgatagcttcttcttcttcattcatgaaatctgaggtaaatggcgcgcggcaccaggtatatatatgcgtacgcatgcatgggcggtgccacgcgctatttggccaataggattggcgggatggtatagggcttcagacattcgtcaaaccgaaggtgttcccatacgtggtgacgtcaccgcagcatctcgttccctattcagggaaccaaggttacatacgtaaccgagatgttattTTGGTGTAAACGCGGCATAAGATAACCtctagaaataaaaaaacacgCCCACGacttaagcatgcagaataatgcaagtgagattatttatttattttttgtaattgagaCTCTGAACagttacgtaattgtggcatccgtaATTGCAATcacgattagaaatttgattaattgtgcaaaCTTAAGAGAATTATTTTTAAGCACAGTATTTCTGCTACGATGGGGCTTAATTTCTAAATGAAAACTAAACTACAAAACTGAACATAGTTGAGAGTATTAACTTTTTCCTATTATTATAGACATATCTGGTAGATATGGGATTTGtctataataaaacaatttttcaGGGTCCAGTGGTAAGGGGTTTGATAGCTgccaggttttattttttattttatttaaaaaaaaatttgtcttaAAGAAAGTGAAGAGTTAACATTGAGAAGAGGTTCTGAGATTGCTCATGTGGTTTTGACTATTATTTTTATGTCTGTTGCTTTGTGTCATTAACTGGTGTTAACTtgtattttattgtcttttttttcaattcagaCCCAATGGCTTTGAAAAAGGAAAGCCAAGAACTGAATAAAATGGAAGAGAATCAGTATGACAGAGATCAGGATTTTATAAATGGAGAAAAATCCACACAAAATGATAAgacttccccacaaaaaagagcTCAAAAGACTGAATCTACCAGTTATTTTACATGCTGTCATTGTGGAAAGACTTTCAGTCAAAAACAAAACCTTGatgtccacatgagaattcacaatggagaaaagcctttcacctgccaacagtgtggaaagagtttcactcaaaaacaaaaccttaaagtccacatgagGGTTCACACTGGTGAAAAACCTTATACTTGCATTCACTGTGGACAGAGTTTTACACATAAAGGAAACCTTAATGCCCACATGAGAGGTCACACTGGAGAGAGTCCTTACACCTGTGGACTGTGTGAGAAGAGCTTCTCACGAAAAGAAAGTCTTAAGACTCACATgcgaattcacactggagagaagccgttcatatgtggtcagtgtggaaagagtttcagatgTAAAGAAAACCTTAACTGCCACATGAGGATTCACTCAAGAGAGAACAGTTTTATATgtcatcagtgtggaaagagttttcctGACAAGAACCACCTTAGAAATCATGTAACAGCTCACATTGGAGAGAAGCCTTTTATGTGCCATCACTGTGGAAAAACCTGCACAAACAAAGCAATCCTTGAGATTCACttaagagttcacactggagagaggccTTACacatgccctcagtgtggaaagagtttcacaaatAAAGGAAACCTTAACATTCACACGAggcttcacactggagaaaagcctaTCACATGTcttcagtgtggaaagtgtttcacGTATCACACAGACCTGAAACGACATTTGCAAACTCATTCTTGAAAGAAATTGTAGTAATTTTACAAAACCGTTTCAAAACTTACCTGCAGATTCACTCCCCAAGTGAAAAAAGTgcacttccataatgtacttaaagtgcACTTGTGTAGTGTACTAGTGAATGATAATTGGGTTCAAGTGTACTACAAGTGGTAACAAATTTTTTTTGAATAGAGCGATAGtatgttaaaaacacattttagttgatattaatagtttctcaaaatagcaCAGTTGACTACATTTATCTTAAGTATTTAAGATTAGTTTTTAGTATATTACGAACAAAATTTGTGTGTAAACATTGCACcttaagtacattatggaagtgcactttttttcacCTGGTTTTAAAGAAAGACAGCTTTATGTTCTTTgtgtggaaaatgttttaaatagctCAGAGGTTTAAAATGGCaccagaaaaatattttaaatgtttaaaggtttaacttgtatatatttaattcagtttaataCGTCAGAATcaccacaattattattattaggggccaagcaccgaaggtgcgtaggcacctattgtaatcgttggcgttattcttcttcttcttcttccgccgcaagtctatggcagcccatagaaccgattgcgggaaagttgtataatttggcacactgatagaggagtcccaacattaactatagcaaatttgaagtctctaactccaactctctagagccaccacttgtccaaactttcaatatttttatgctaatacTTT
The DNA window shown above is from Carassius carassius chromosome 26, fCarCar2.1, whole genome shotgun sequence and carries:
- the LOC132106106 gene encoding gastrula zinc finger protein XlCGF7.1-like; its protein translation is MALIKEESEDVKIEAAVRVKQEDIETQTDPMALKKESQELNKMEENQYDRDQDFINGEKSTQNDKTSPQKRAQKTESTSYFTCCHCGKTFSQKQNLDVHMRIHNGEKPFTCQQCGKSFTQKQNLKVHMRVHTGEKPYTCIHCGQSFTHKGNLNAHMRGHTGESPYTCGLCEKSFSRKESLKTHMRIHTGEKPFICGQCGKSFRCKENLNCHMRIHSRENSFICHQCGKSFPDKNHLRNHVTAHIGEKPFMCHHCGKTCTNKAILEIHLRVHTGERPYTCPQCGKSFTNKGNLNIHTRLHTGEKPITCLQCGKCFTYHTDLKRHLQTHS